The following coding sequences are from one Deinococcus roseus window:
- a CDS encoding N-acetyltransferase yields the protein MPEFQFVYPTPTEMLEHHRLHPDLKVFRPAHLQHRALIGITQIADGSVGTVLCGEEVVCYATLHPPDHYQRFGEATVSGMLELGAVESAPEHRSQRLARRLLEVMLPEESFQQNIIIATLYHWHYDLENTGLSTYAYRRLLEKLYSRVGFEVMKTDDPEISSYPGNALMVRMGREVPEELCLEFERLRFLRQTRGLDLSQH from the coding sequence ATGCCAGAGTTTCAGTTCGTGTACCCCACCCCCACCGAAATGCTGGAACACCACAGGTTGCACCCTGACCTGAAGGTGTTTCGGCCTGCGCATTTGCAACACCGGGCGCTCATCGGCATCACCCAGATTGCAGATGGCAGTGTGGGAACCGTGCTTTGTGGGGAGGAGGTGGTGTGTTATGCCACCCTGCACCCGCCAGACCATTACCAGCGTTTTGGAGAGGCCACTGTGTCTGGAATGCTGGAACTCGGAGCGGTGGAAAGTGCACCCGAGCACCGTTCGCAGAGGCTGGCCCGGCGCTTGCTGGAAGTGATGCTTCCTGAAGAAAGCTTCCAGCAGAACATCATCATTGCCACCCTGTACCACTGGCATTACGATCTGGAAAACACCGGGCTCTCCACCTATGCTTACCGCAGGTTGCTGGAAAAACTCTATTCACGGGTGGGCTTTGAGGTCATGAAAACCGACGACCCGGAAATCAGCTCTTATCCGGGAAATGCCCTGATGGTGCGCATGGGCCGTGAGGTCCCAGAGGAATTGTGCCTCGAATTTGAACGTTTGCGGTTCCTCAGGCAAACCCGTGGCCTGGACCTCAGCCAGCACTGA
- a CDS encoding CBS and ACT domain-containing protein, whose translation MLVRDIMTRNPISVQPETSIHDAFLLMQNHQIRHLPIMQDGDLLGMVSNRDIRWVVSAFVTPQVEVLQTQSVEQLMVQPVLTVDEEQPIEEAARIMRSHKVGSLMVLNDHDQVVGIVTGIDLLDAIINLTGVHQPSSRLEVELKSEPGELARVSQLMADLGINIVSVLTSQTDDHHQRFVFRIQTINARVAAHKLRAAGFQVVYPQ comes from the coding sequence ATGCTTGTTCGGGACATCATGACCAGAAACCCCATTTCGGTCCAGCCAGAGACCAGCATTCACGATGCTTTTCTGCTGATGCAAAACCACCAGATCCGGCACCTGCCCATCATGCAAGACGGGGATTTGCTGGGGATGGTGTCCAACCGGGACATCCGCTGGGTGGTCTCAGCTTTTGTGACCCCTCAGGTGGAGGTTCTGCAGACACAAAGTGTGGAGCAGTTGATGGTGCAGCCTGTCCTGACCGTGGACGAGGAGCAGCCCATTGAAGAAGCTGCCCGAATCATGCGCTCCCACAAGGTGGGCTCCCTGATGGTGCTGAACGACCACGATCAGGTGGTGGGGATTGTCACCGGAATTGATTTGCTGGACGCCATCATCAATTTGACCGGGGTGCACCAGCCCAGCAGCCGCCTGGAAGTGGAACTGAAAAGCGAACCGGGAGAGCTGGCCCGGGTCAGCCAGTTGATGGCCGATCTGGGCATCAACATCGTCTCTGTGCTGACCAGCCAGACCGACGACCACCACCAGCGTTTTGTGTTCAGGATCCAGACCATCAATGCACGGGTGGCGGCCCACAAGCTCAGGGCAGCAGGTTTTCAGGTGGTTTACCCTCAATGA
- a CDS encoding acetoin utilization protein AcuC has translation MTSPTRHPTALIYSPDYRQYNMGPDHPFKSVRGEMTLSLLQHLGAIQDQHIHLPLQITEEELLETHARDYVQMVQAGSVGVPERAREYGLDTSDTPCFPGMHEATLSLVGGTVQAAELVMQGKYRRAFNVGGGLHHAQQRMAAGFCVYNDLSVAARRLSKEGYRVAYLDIDAHHGDGVQMLHYQDPQVLTISLHESGRYLWPGTGNTYELGQGTGSGYSLNVPLEPYTQDESFLDTLNLLLPEALDWFKPDVLLLQAGCDPHQQDPLADLCLTVQGMHRIYQRIVQLADTYTSGRIVATGGGGYATYNVAPRAWALLYLALSGQAMPEALPQSWKEAWISPHPEDPLPEHWWDSPVLIPRQAEIETRNRRTVERLLRDWREVRR, from the coding sequence ATGACTTCTCCCACACGGCATCCCACAGCTCTCATTTATTCCCCGGACTACCGCCAGTACAACATGGGTCCAGACCATCCGTTCAAAAGCGTGCGGGGGGAAATGACCCTTTCTCTGTTGCAGCATCTGGGGGCCATTCAGGACCAGCACATCCACCTGCCCCTGCAGATCACGGAAGAGGAGTTGCTGGAAACCCACGCCAGGGATTACGTGCAGATGGTGCAAGCGGGATCTGTGGGGGTGCCAGAGCGGGCCAGAGAATACGGTCTGGACACCTCAGATACCCCATGCTTTCCAGGAATGCATGAGGCCACCCTCTCTCTGGTGGGTGGTACGGTGCAGGCCGCAGAACTGGTGATGCAGGGCAAATACCGGCGGGCCTTCAATGTGGGAGGAGGGCTGCACCACGCCCAGCAGCGTATGGCCGCTGGATTCTGCGTCTACAACGACCTCTCTGTGGCTGCCAGACGGCTCAGCAAAGAGGGATACCGGGTGGCTTACCTGGACATTGATGCCCACCACGGGGACGGTGTTCAGATGCTGCACTACCAGGACCCCCAGGTCCTGACCATCAGCCTGCATGAAAGTGGCCGTTATCTATGGCCTGGCACCGGAAACACCTACGAACTGGGTCAGGGGACAGGAAGTGGTTACAGCCTGAATGTCCCCCTGGAACCTTACACCCAGGATGAAAGTTTTCTGGACACCCTGAACCTTCTGCTTCCCGAAGCCCTGGACTGGTTCAAACCCGATGTGCTGCTTTTGCAAGCCGGTTGTGATCCCCACCAGCAGGACCCCCTGGCCGATCTGTGCCTGACGGTTCAGGGCATGCACAGGATCTACCAGCGCATTGTGCAGCTTGCAGACACGTACACCTCTGGTCGCATTGTGGCCACAGGAGGCGGAGGTTACGCCACCTACAACGTGGCCCCCAGAGCCTGGGCTTTGCTTTATCTGGCCCTGTCCGGTCAGGCCATGCCAGAAGCTTTGCCCCAGAGCTGGAAGGAAGCCTGGATTTCACCCCATCCAGAAGATCCACTTCCTGAGCACTGGTGGGACAGTCCTGTGCTCATCCCACGCCAGGCAGAAATTGAAACCCGCAACCGCAGAACAGTGGAAAGGTTGCTGCGGGACTGGCGGGAGGTCAGAAGATAA
- a CDS encoding NUDIX hydrolase yields the protein MAEALKIDESWYHRVTPVKDRTSAGGVVVRLEREKIYVAVAQEVGGQWALPKGGVERGESLLQAAIREVGEETGLMEVVSLGKLGVKERYGLKKGIWITQHFFLFFTKQLTGTPTDPRHTQGVRWFELSQFPDLFWPEQTALVRESAQTIRERVKNHLSRR from the coding sequence ATGGCAGAGGCACTGAAAATTGATGAATCCTGGTACCACCGGGTCACCCCGGTGAAAGACCGCACCTCGGCAGGAGGGGTGGTGGTGCGGCTGGAACGGGAAAAAATTTATGTTGCCGTTGCCCAGGAAGTGGGAGGCCAGTGGGCACTGCCCAAAGGAGGCGTGGAGCGTGGCGAGAGCCTGCTGCAAGCCGCCATCCGTGAAGTGGGCGAAGAAACCGGCCTGATGGAAGTGGTTTCTCTGGGAAAACTGGGGGTCAAAGAACGCTATGGCCTCAAGAAGGGCATCTGGATCACCCAGCACTTCTTCCTGTTCTTCACAAAGCAACTGACCGGAACCCCCACCGACCCCAGGCACACCCAGGGGGTCCGCTGGTTTGAACTGTCCCAGTTCCCGGATCTGTTCTGGCCCGAGCAGACCGCCCTGGTGCGTGAATCTGCCCAGACCATCCGGGAGCGCGTGAAAAATCACCTCTCCAGAAGGTGA
- a CDS encoding glycerol-3-phosphate dehydrogenase/oxidase yields MDRQQQFNTLSDTFDVIVIGGGATGLGSAVDAAARGYKTLLLEAHDFAKGTSSRSTKLVHGGVRYLAQGNISLVREALHERGLLTRNAPHLVRSLGFVIPAYDWWSKPFYGIGLKMYDLLAGRLGIGKSRILGKNEVLKDIPTIQQKGLQGGVLYHDGQFDDARLAITLMRTLQDLGGVALNYAPVRGLLKEGGKVCGVKLQDSETGTEYEVKAKAIINATGVFVDTVRQMDEPAVQPMLSPSQGVHIVLDQEFLPGDRALMVPRTDDGRVLFAVPWHGKVVVGTTDTAVPNVSLEPHALPQEVEFILKTARRYLGKQPSESDIRSIFVGLRPLVKAEGASSTAALSRDHTIRVSQSQLITITGGKWTTYRRMGQDAIDRAIEVTGLRDTPHRTALLKLHGHTTENLSEPLKVYGTDADKVLSLPGSTQKLHPDLPYLEAEVRHAVRHELARTVEDVLSRRTRAILLNARAATEAAPRVAAILREELHTPEQQVNQQLEHFKGITEQYQRL; encoded by the coding sequence ATGGACAGACAGCAGCAGTTCAACACACTCAGCGACACCTTCGATGTGATCGTGATTGGAGGAGGCGCAACCGGTCTGGGTTCTGCGGTGGATGCTGCTGCCAGAGGATATAAAACCCTCCTGCTGGAAGCCCATGACTTTGCCAAAGGCACCTCCAGTCGCAGCACCAAACTGGTGCACGGAGGGGTGCGCTACCTGGCCCAGGGCAACATCTCCCTGGTGCGGGAAGCCCTGCATGAAAGGGGCCTGCTGACCCGCAATGCCCCCCACCTGGTGCGCAGCCTGGGTTTCGTGATTCCCGCCTACGACTGGTGGTCGAAACCCTTTTACGGCATCGGCCTGAAAATGTACGATCTGCTGGCCGGAAGGCTGGGCATCGGAAAGAGCCGCATCCTGGGTAAAAATGAAGTGCTGAAAGACATCCCCACCATCCAGCAAAAAGGCCTGCAGGGAGGGGTGTTGTACCATGACGGTCAGTTTGATGATGCAAGGTTGGCCATTACCCTGATGCGCACCCTGCAAGATCTGGGAGGGGTGGCCCTCAATTACGCTCCCGTGAGAGGCCTCTTGAAAGAGGGAGGCAAAGTCTGCGGTGTGAAGCTGCAGGACAGCGAAACCGGCACCGAATACGAGGTGAAGGCAAAAGCCATCATCAACGCCACCGGGGTTTTTGTGGACACTGTGCGCCAGATGGATGAACCTGCTGTGCAGCCCATGCTCTCTCCCAGCCAGGGGGTGCACATTGTTCTGGACCAGGAATTCCTGCCAGGAGACCGCGCACTGATGGTTCCCAGAACAGACGATGGACGGGTGCTGTTCGCGGTGCCCTGGCATGGCAAGGTGGTGGTCGGCACCACCGACACCGCCGTGCCCAACGTCAGCCTGGAACCCCATGCGCTTCCTCAGGAAGTGGAATTCATCCTCAAAACGGCCCGCAGGTACCTGGGGAAGCAGCCCTCTGAATCGGACATTCGCAGCATTTTTGTGGGCCTCAGACCTCTGGTGAAGGCAGAAGGTGCATCCTCCACCGCAGCCCTGTCCAGAGACCACACCATCCGGGTGTCCCAGAGCCAGCTCATCACCATCACGGGCGGCAAATGGACCACCTACCGACGCATGGGACAGGACGCCATTGACCGGGCCATTGAGGTGACAGGCCTGAGGGACACCCCCCACCGCACTGCTTTGCTGAAACTCCACGGGCACACCACCGAAAACCTCTCTGAACCCCTGAAGGTGTACGGAACCGATGCAGACAAAGTGCTTTCCCTGCCCGGAAGCACCCAGAAACTCCACCCGGATTTGCCTTACCTGGAAGCCGAAGTGCGCCATGCCGTGCGCCATGAACTGGCCCGCACCGTGGAAGATGTGCTGTCCAGACGCACCCGTGCCATCCTGCTCAATGCCAGGGCCGCCACCGAAGCTGCCCCAAGGGTCGCAGCCATCCTCAGGGAAGAACTGCACACCCCGGAGCAGCAGGTGAACCAGCAACTCGAGCACTTCAAAGGCATCACCGAGCAATACCAGCGCTTGTGA
- a CDS encoding MarR family winged helix-turn-helix transcriptional regulator, which produces MPEPDAFPPAVPPSLGQLLRLLHQRFALSVDVALQEAGHADLGQFHANVFSFVPEQGIQVSELAALARVRKQTMAQAVEELEKWGYVERHPDPADRRGRLVFLTDKGKTVRPLAMAAGQQVEKEWASRTSPEQLDQLRTLLQDLFVSLQQEQ; this is translated from the coding sequence ATGCCTGAACCTGATGCTTTCCCACCTGCAGTGCCCCCCTCGCTTGGACAGCTTCTTCGTTTGCTGCACCAGCGGTTTGCCCTGTCTGTGGATGTTGCCTTGCAAGAAGCAGGGCATGCAGATCTGGGCCAGTTTCATGCCAATGTGTTCAGCTTTGTGCCCGAACAGGGCATTCAGGTCAGTGAACTTGCAGCCCTCGCGCGGGTGCGCAAGCAGACCATGGCCCAGGCCGTGGAAGAACTGGAAAAATGGGGTTATGTGGAACGCCACCCGGACCCTGCAGACCGCCGGGGCCGTCTGGTCTTCCTGACCGACAAAGGCAAGACCGTGCGCCCACTGGCCATGGCAGCGGGCCAGCAGGTGGAAAAAGAGTGGGCTTCCAGGACCAGCCCCGAACAACTGGATCAATTGCGCACCCTGCTGCAAGACCTTTTTGTCTCACTGCAACAGGAACAATAA
- a CDS encoding antibiotic biosynthesis monooxygenase codes for MLHPQAVFKIDQFTVPAPSRTEFLQRVSQTLEVLRAQRGFVQDFLLEHQTENPASSTIITIVEWENPEVMPAARAAVQAFHQNIGLDATTLYDRLGIKADLKNYQQVL; via the coding sequence ATGCTGCATCCCCAAGCTGTCTTCAAAATTGATCAATTCACGGTTCCCGCTCCATCCAGAACAGAATTTCTGCAAAGGGTTTCCCAGACCCTGGAGGTGTTGCGGGCTCAAAGAGGTTTCGTGCAGGACTTTCTGCTGGAACACCAGACCGAAAACCCTGCTTCCAGCACCATCATCACCATTGTGGAATGGGAGAACCCTGAAGTGATGCCTGCAGCCAGAGCAGCCGTGCAGGCTTTTCACCAGAACATCGGGCTGGACGCTACAACCCTGTATGACAGGCTGGGCATTAAAGCAGATCTCAAGAATTACCAGCAGGTCTTGTGA
- the trmH gene encoding tRNA (guanosine(18)-2'-O)-methyltransferase TrmH: protein MKQARLQKIQRVLSLRQPTLTVLLEEVHKPHNLSAILRSCDAVGAMQAHAIVPRGGMPTYNATSGSAEKWVPLHTHKQVIPTIEDLQKQGYQVLATHLSERAVDYREVDYTRPTCILLGAEKWGVSEDAAKAADQNIIIPMMGMVQSLNVSVAAATILFEAQRQRQVAGMYREPQIEPVTLKRLTFEWLYPELAEIYQDRGEAYPELDEEGMIVQVSPQV, encoded by the coding sequence TTGAAACAGGCCAGACTGCAAAAAATCCAGAGGGTGCTCTCCCTGCGGCAACCCACCCTGACGGTGCTGCTTGAAGAAGTGCACAAGCCCCACAACCTTTCAGCGATCTTGCGTTCCTGTGATGCGGTGGGGGCCATGCAGGCCCACGCCATCGTGCCCAGAGGCGGCATGCCCACCTACAACGCAACTTCTGGCAGCGCAGAGAAATGGGTTCCGCTGCACACCCACAAACAGGTGATCCCCACCATCGAGGACCTGCAGAAACAGGGGTATCAGGTGCTGGCCACCCACCTCTCAGAGCGTGCTGTGGATTACCGGGAAGTGGATTACACCCGCCCCACCTGCATCCTGCTGGGTGCAGAGAAATGGGGGGTGTCTGAAGACGCAGCAAAAGCCGCAGACCAGAACATCATCATCCCCATGATGGGCATGGTGCAGAGTTTAAATGTCTCGGTGGCAGCAGCAACCATCCTGTTTGAAGCGCAGCGTCAACGTCAGGTGGCAGGCATGTACAGAGAGCCCCAGATTGAGCCTGTGACCCTCAAACGCCTGACCTTTGAATGGCTGTACCCCGAACTGGCCGAAATTTACCAGGACAGGGGAGAGGCTTACCCTGAACTGGACGAAGAAGGCATGATCGTACAGGTCAGCCCTCAGGTCTGA
- a CDS encoding isoprenyl transferase — protein MREASVPQVNFKKAFHFLEDLQKPLYWWYERRVLREVRAHGKMPRHLGIILDGNRRFARSLNKEIKTGHQIGAHKAYEVLEWCLLLGIPHVTLWVFSSDNKSRDPQEVADLLELFTREAAKMVEDPRIHANKVRIKLIGQTEAFPEKTREALHQLEEATRDYSGMLLHIAIGYGGREEIVGAVKRLMVDKVKEGKTLEELAESLDVSHIGNYLETAGTPDPDFIIRTSGEIRLSGFLLWQSAYSEYYFCDAYWPSFRRVDFLRAIRSFQDRERRFGK, from the coding sequence ATGAGAGAAGCCAGTGTTCCCCAGGTGAACTTCAAAAAAGCATTTCATTTCCTCGAAGACCTCCAGAAACCCCTGTACTGGTGGTACGAACGCCGCGTTCTGCGTGAAGTCCGTGCCCACGGCAAGATGCCCCGGCACCTGGGCATCATTCTGGACGGCAACCGCAGGTTTGCCCGCAGCTTAAACAAGGAAATCAAGACCGGCCACCAGATCGGGGCGCACAAAGCCTACGAGGTGCTGGAATGGTGCCTGCTGCTGGGCATTCCGCATGTGACCCTGTGGGTGTTCTCCTCGGACAACAAGAGCCGGGATCCCCAGGAGGTCGCAGATCTGCTGGAACTCTTCACCCGTGAAGCGGCCAAGATGGTGGAGGACCCCAGAATCCATGCCAACAAGGTGCGCATCAAACTGATTGGCCAGACCGAGGCCTTCCCTGAAAAAACCCGTGAAGCCCTGCACCAGCTGGAAGAAGCCACCCGAGATTACTCCGGGATGCTGCTGCACATCGCCATTGGCTACGGAGGCCGCGAGGAGATCGTTGGCGCAGTCAAACGCCTGATGGTGGACAAGGTCAAGGAAGGCAAAACCCTGGAAGAGCTTGCAGAAAGCCTGGATGTCAGCCACATTGGCAACTACCTGGAGACTGCAGGCACCCCCGATCCGGATTTCATCATCCGCACCAGCGGGGAGATTCGCCTGTCCGGGTTTCTGCTCTGGCAGAGTGCCTACAGCGAGTATTACTTCTGTGATGCCTACTGGCCCTCGTTCCGAAGGGTGGATTTTCTGCGGGCCATCCGCAGTTTTCAGGACCGGGAGCGGCGTTTCGGAAAGTGA
- a CDS encoding CPBP family intramembrane glutamic endopeptidase, which translates to MRQIQHKSTAAPLVLSSFLSKLKAELQKAGVGAGLGLLLFSGIALVVLTGNLAVHGVQGIHPSMLAGMGSLFFAALMEEILFRGLVFSWLQRRWGLNVALVGSGVLFSLVHLLNPGSSLASLLGVLIAGAFFAVLFARYRSLGLNTGLHWGWNYTQGAIWGLPVSGWTEFTRNPLLDTSLQGHPWLTGGSFGMEASWVTLLTIGLLTIGLYRNIQTSR; encoded by the coding sequence ATGCGTCAGATTCAACACAAATCCACAGCCGCCCCATTGGTCCTGAGCAGCTTTCTTTCAAAACTCAAAGCAGAACTTCAAAAAGCTGGCGTGGGTGCAGGACTTGGCCTGCTGCTTTTTTCAGGCATTGCACTGGTGGTGCTGACCGGCAACCTTGCAGTGCACGGAGTGCAGGGCATTCACCCATCCATGCTTGCAGGCATGGGCTCCCTGTTCTTTGCCGCCCTGATGGAAGAAATCCTGTTCAGAGGACTGGTCTTCTCCTGGTTGCAGCGCAGATGGGGCCTGAATGTGGCCCTGGTGGGTTCAGGTGTGCTGTTCAGCCTGGTGCACCTGCTCAATCCGGGCAGCAGTCTGGCTTCCCTGCTGGGTGTACTGATTGCTGGGGCTTTCTTTGCTGTGCTGTTTGCACGATACAGAAGCCTGGGGCTGAACACGGGGCTGCACTGGGGATGGAATTACACCCAGGGGGCCATCTGGGGGCTTCCCGTATCTGGCTGGACTGAATTTACCAGAAATCCTTTGCTGGACACCTCTTTGCAAGGCCATCCCTGGCTGACAGGCGGAAGTTTTGGGATGGAAGCCTCCTGGGTCACCCTGCTGACCATTGGGCTGCTGACCATTGGACTGTATCGAAACATCCAGACCTCAAGATGA
- the mutY gene encoding A/G-specific adenine glycosylase produces MQEQLLNWYHKNARDLPWRRTRDPYKIWVSEVILQQTQVVTGTAYYERFVERFPTVQDLAQAPLEEVLQAWEGCGYYARARNLHAAAKQIAEDPFPETFEGWLALKGVGPYTAAAVSSIAFGYPKAVVDGNVRRVLARWYAIKEPTELWLQTTADGLLVVQEAGNWNQAVMELGATICTPKAPKCPECPVKTFCKAYQSGKPTDYPAPKVRAEVKEVQAVALIVGDLHTLYIEKRPEKGLLGGLSGPPLEQVQSGETAEVALNRLLGRLAAKEARFLGTIEHTMTHRHFVVQVHQAQADLPRTASTVAMSRLDRKLLGVLQEKQGSLFG; encoded by the coding sequence GTGCAAGAACAGCTGCTGAACTGGTACCACAAAAACGCCCGCGACCTGCCCTGGCGGCGCACACGCGACCCCTACAAAATCTGGGTGTCCGAGGTGATTTTGCAGCAAACCCAGGTGGTGACCGGCACCGCTTACTACGAGCGCTTTGTGGAGCGTTTTCCCACAGTGCAGGATCTGGCCCAGGCCCCTCTGGAGGAGGTTTTGCAGGCCTGGGAAGGCTGCGGTTATTATGCCCGTGCCCGAAACCTGCATGCTGCAGCAAAACAGATCGCAGAGGATCCTTTCCCAGAAACGTTTGAAGGCTGGCTGGCCCTCAAGGGGGTGGGACCTTACACCGCTGCAGCCGTGAGCAGCATTGCTTTCGGGTACCCCAAGGCTGTTGTAGATGGCAACGTCCGGCGGGTGCTGGCCCGCTGGTACGCCATCAAAGAACCCACCGAACTGTGGTTGCAAACCACTGCAGATGGTTTGCTGGTCGTGCAGGAAGCAGGAAACTGGAACCAGGCTGTGATGGAACTCGGGGCCACCATCTGCACCCCCAAAGCCCCAAAATGCCCGGAATGCCCGGTCAAAACCTTTTGCAAGGCCTACCAGTCTGGCAAACCCACCGATTACCCGGCTCCCAAAGTGCGGGCAGAAGTCAAAGAAGTGCAGGCCGTGGCCCTGATTGTGGGAGACCTGCACACCCTTTACATCGAGAAGCGCCCGGAGAAAGGGCTGCTGGGAGGACTCAGCGGACCTCCTCTGGAACAGGTGCAGTCCGGAGAAACAGCAGAAGTGGCTTTGAACCGTTTGCTGGGCAGACTTGCTGCAAAGGAGGCCAGGTTTCTGGGAACCATCGAGCACACCATGACCCACCGGCATTTCGTGGTGCAGGTGCACCAGGCCCAGGCAGACCTTCCCCGAACAGCCAGCACGGTGGCCATGTCCAGACTGGACCGCAAGCTGCTGGGCGTGCTGCAGGAAAAACAGGGTTCCCTGTTCGGGTGA
- a CDS encoding DUF2270 domain-containing protein: MTVLSDKKTDSSYSSNSANALIHLYRAEVGRMTSYRQRLDMTTNWAVVTSAGIASFAFSNEVTHAVFLFAMFMNYFFLHLESRRFRQYEIAHHRVRIMERFFYPAMLGDPVDGSWHHVLLGELAKPMSPMRRIDAMGWRLRRNYLWLYAGILIVWITKVDTLRLKGEVYAFGEYLELYHVGNIHGWLIVLLVVLFYIVLINMAVYASKYYPLESD, translated from the coding sequence GTGACGGTCCTGAGTGACAAAAAAACCGACAGCAGTTACAGCAGCAACTCTGCCAATGCCCTGATTCACCTGTACCGTGCCGAAGTGGGCCGCATGACCTCCTACCGCCAGCGTCTGGACATGACCACCAACTGGGCGGTGGTGACCAGCGCAGGGATCGCCTCTTTTGCCTTCTCCAACGAGGTCACACACGCAGTTTTTCTGTTTGCCATGTTCATGAATTACTTTTTCCTGCACCTGGAATCCCGACGTTTCCGGCAGTACGAGATTGCCCACCACCGGGTGCGCATCATGGAGCGTTTCTTTTACCCTGCCATGCTGGGAGATCCTGTGGATGGCAGCTGGCACCATGTTTTGCTGGGAGAACTGGCCAAACCCATGAGCCCCATGCGGCGCATTGACGCCATGGGCTGGAGGCTCAGGCGCAATTACCTGTGGCTGTACGCAGGCATCCTGATCGTGTGGATCACCAAGGTGGACACCCTGCGTCTGAAAGGTGAGGTCTACGCTTTTGGTGAATACCTTGAGCTTTACCATGTGGGCAACATCCACGGCTGGCTGATTGTGCTGCTGGTGGTGCTTTTTTACATTGTTCTGATCAACATGGCCGTGTATGCCAGCAAGTACTACCCGCTGGAATCGGATTGA
- a CDS encoding CAP domain-containing protein: MMRCTLLNRLMCLGLMCLGGMASALQTRISYQTVGANLAPAQVQFNLTAEGGFPAGTRFAWDFGDGTTSTEASPRHTYYKPGTYKASVKVDIPGMRTARFDLNVKITGEQEKAAFVILFALDNTAELVNLSHVYTPNPQASWVINGKTLQGNRILLKAGSAGATGKEKLQFSIDSSKGKISSSTEFKLGQFTGNLPFEAAVLVLTNDLRIKGWNCDTQDFTGTPRSLLRKNATLDRAALAQSVGMAANLYFDHKSPRDGSAPLDRAIAAGYSAQSVGENIAKGFKTPEAVVDGWAHSHGHCVNMMGNFEELGVGYVETQDKQNNNYWTQVFGVPFK; the protein is encoded by the coding sequence ATGATGAGATGCACCTTGCTGAACCGGCTGATGTGCCTGGGGCTGATGTGCCTGGGTGGGATGGCTTCTGCCTTGCAAACCAGAATCTCTTATCAAACCGTGGGAGCAAACCTTGCTCCAGCCCAGGTGCAATTCAACCTGACTGCAGAAGGTGGATTCCCGGCTGGGACCCGCTTCGCCTGGGATTTCGGAGATGGCACCACCTCCACAGAAGCCAGCCCCAGGCACACTTATTACAAACCCGGAACCTACAAGGCCAGCGTCAAGGTGGACATTCCGGGCATGAGAACCGCCCGTTTTGACCTGAACGTCAAAATCACCGGAGAGCAGGAAAAAGCGGCTTTTGTGATTCTTTTTGCCCTGGACAACACTGCAGAACTGGTCAACCTGAGCCACGTCTACACCCCCAATCCGCAGGCCAGCTGGGTGATCAACGGCAAAACCCTGCAGGGAAACCGCATCCTGCTGAAAGCAGGATCTGCTGGAGCCACCGGCAAAGAGAAGCTGCAATTCAGCATTGACAGCAGCAAGGGCAAAATCTCCAGCAGCACTGAATTCAAACTGGGCCAGTTCACAGGCAACCTGCCTTTTGAAGCCGCAGTGTTGGTGCTCACCAACGACCTGAGAATCAAAGGCTGGAACTGCGATACCCAGGACTTCACAGGCACCCCCAGATCCTTGCTGCGCAAAAATGCCACCCTGGACCGTGCGGCTCTGGCCCAGTCGGTGGGCATGGCCGCCAACCTGTACTTTGACCACAAATCCCCCAGAGACGGCTCTGCTCCGCTGGACCGTGCCATTGCTGCAGGGTACAGCGCCCAGTCGGTGGGAGAGAACATCGCCAAAGGGTTCAAAACCCCAGAAGCCGTGGTGGACGGCTGGGCCCACAGCCACGGCCACTGCGTCAACATGATGGGGAATTTTGAAGAACTTGGGGTGGGTTACGTGGAAACCCAGGACAAACAGAACAACAATTACTGGACCCAGGTGTTCGGGGTGCCGTTCAAGTGA